In Edaphobacter aggregans, the sequence ATAACGCTGCTGGCCATCAACGACTCACATCTTTAACTGTTGTCCCGGAAGACTTCGCTTCCTTAAAACTTGCCCCCGGCTTTTTGCTCGGGATGCAAGTGTACGACGTGCCTGAGCTTTCCGCAGACCTACGCGTTGATAGCAACGGCGATATCACCGTGCCAATGGTTGGACTACTTCACGTCGCAGGTAAAACGATTACCGAGGTTCAATCAGAGATCGCTCTCCGCTTGCGAACAGGTAAAATCATCAACGATCCTCGCGTCAATCTTAATATCGAGCAATATGCTGGGCAAAACATCAGCGTCCTAGGTGAAGTTCACAACCCTGGCCATCTTGAACTGCTCGCACCCCGCAATCTCGGAGATGTCCTTGCTCTCGTAGGCGGAGAAACTCAATATGCGGGAAATGTGATCGAGATCCGTCGTCAAGTGAATGGTTCCCCAACCCAACTACAGGTCCACTACAACCAAAGTAAGGATGATGACTCCTTGAAGAGTGTCATGATAAATCCAGGAGACATCATCACAGTCCGACGCGCAGGTATCGTCTATGTCCTGGGAGGCGTCAATCGGCCAGGCGGTTACGTGATGCAAGAAGGGGGGAGTTTGAATCTAGAGCAGGCCATAGCCCTTGCCTACGGAACTTCCATGCAGGCTGCAACCGGCTCGATTAGAGTAGCCCGCAAGAAGCCGGACGGCTCTATAGAGGAAATTCCTGTCGCCTATAAAGATATTACCCGTGGTAAAGTTCCGCCTACAGTGCTACAGGCAGAAGATGTGGTTTACGTGCCGATCAGCAAAGTCAAGACGGCGTTGACTTCGAGCCTCCTTACCTCCACAGCAGGCGCCGCCTTGATCTTTCATTAGACTTTAGCCACGCGATGTCCAGTTCGGACTGGCATTTTACTCTTCAAATTATTAGCTTTTGCCGCATTTAGAAAAAATGATGCCAACTGGGTTTACTACAACAAGCTATGTTCAACGAGCCTTTCCATTAAGATACTGGCTCTTTGTCGCATATGCGGTAGGGGTTCCCACGTTCATCAATTTTGACGCTACCAACCGCACGCATGAGTTTGGCTTATTTAATGCTTGGTCTATAGCGACAATGTTCCTCACTTTTTCCACCGCTTTTCTGTTTTTAGCTATCACTTTACTTAGCAAAGTGAAGATTGTTGTGAGAAAGATTTATTTCTCTAGCTGGATATGGGGATCACTGCTTATTCTCTTCCTTATAGCCTCAATTTGTGAGCCCCATTTCCGCACTCAGCCCAACACGGGTACCGATCTCTATATCAGCGTGTATCGACTTGGAGAGTGGGTCTTGGCATTTTTATTGCTCCTCTCTATTTATAGTAGGGAGCCCCTTGAGAGTAGTGCCAATCTGATGGCATCTCTACTAGGCCGCATATGCTGGGCATATATAGCGATCGTTTGGCTGGTGCTGCCCATAGCTCCCCACCTCGCATATTCGATCGACCCTACGGTTTCGGTTGCTCGTCTAGGAGGCATTCTTATTCACCCTGACACCCTTGCAACTCTCGCAGGGATAGCATGCTTTCATGCCCTGCTTCGACTATCTGGAGTAATGCGGGTCTCTGCTTTTTGCATCGCGTTTATTACCAATGTTTTAACCTACTCAAGAAGCGGTGCAGTAGTTCTTTTGTTCGCGCTGGCCCTGTACGTCATTTTCTTTGGCCGTGGCCTTGTTCGCTTTATCGGTGGTATCGTTTCAGTTCTGATGCTAGGCGGTATCATTTTGTATGCTAATCGTATTGTCGACTATTTAGCTCGAGGTAACGGACTCAAGAACATCGCCTCGCTGTCGGACAGAACCTACGTCTGGAGTGACGCCGTCGAGGGCTTTAAGCTGAGACCCCTTCTGGGATATGGTTTCATGAGCGGCGCCAAAAATGCACTGAAAGAGCACTGGAAGTACTCGCACTGGGTTCCGCCCCACACTCACAATGAATTACTCCAAGCTCTCCTCTCCGGAGGAATCTTGGCAGCCATTCTTGTTCTATGTTTATTCCTAAATGCCCTTTGGTGTTCCGTTCGTCTATCTCGGATAGGCCCAACATATAGGCTTTTCCTGTTTGCGCTAGTTCAACTTACGCTTTTCGCCATCCTGGCCCCTCTGGTGACAATCCAATTTGGAGTTACTGCGGCGGCGTTCACCATATCATTCGTTGCCGTCGTGGACCATAAAAAGTTACAGGACAGGACGGCGCAAGCAAAACTCCGAAACAGCTTTCGCGAAATTGTAGATATAGGATGACTCTCGCACCACCATCAGCCGCAGTTGGCGTACCTAGCGCAGAGACAGCGTGGGAGTTTTTATGGGAGAAGGTACGATGTCGAGAGAAGATCAAAGGCAGTTCTCTAGCCTTGAGACGCTGCGATTCTTTGCGAGCCTAATCATTGTAGCTTTTCACTACACATTCTATATTTTTCGACATGATTTGTTTAAAGGTTATCTGGCTGTCGACTTGTTTTTTGTTCTCTCAGGTTTCGTCATCACTTTAGCTTATCAGGCACGGATTCATAGTACGAGATCGTATGGCGTCTTTATCAAGAAGCGTATTGCCCGGCTCTACCCGCTCCATCTGTTGACGCTTTTGCTGTACCTAGCGATTGCTCTCGCTGCAACTCACGGCATGGTGCGTGTAGACAATCCGGCAAAATATAACCTGCATGAGTTCTTCGCCAATCTCACCCTTACTCACGCGTGGGGCTTCGCCCATGGCTTTTCTTTCAACGTCGTGAGTTGGTCAATCAGTGCGGAATTTGCAGCGTATCTCTTGTTTCCTCTTATATTATGGCTTATGAGCCGCGGGCTAATCGCTGGCATCATTATTCTTTCTATTATTTACTCTTCCGCATTTCTATTCTCCATATACATAATGCATCTTCCGCTTACTAAGCTGGACTGGCAGTTCGGAATCGCAAGGGCTATTCCTGGTTTTGCTTTGGGTGTATGGCTTAGATTATACTTACCGCTTTTTTCGTCTAAGTTACCAAAACCAGCAGCTATATGGCTCTTTTATTTTTCGCTATTCTTATTCACGAGTTGCATACTCTTTTCGCTCAATGACTATCTTGGCATGGCCTCTGCGTCTGCATTAGTAATGTTCGCGGCGATCAACGACAGCATGGGCCAGTCGCACATTATTTCGCATCCAATTCTTAGCCAGCGTGGCGAGCTGACATACAGCCTTTACATGGTTCATCCATTGGTGGCATCCGTTTTTATCGCTGGTATTTTTTTGCGAATATTCGGAGATTCAATGATAGCTGTCTACGGGTCAATCTTTGTAGCTTTTGCAATCGCTCTCGTCCTTTCTACGCTCTGCCATAAGTATTTCGAACTCCCCCTACAGCGATTGGTCTTACAGCTAGGTCAGAAAAAATCTGTATCTGCGCTGCCCGTCACTTCATCATCTGAATTGCCAGCACCGGATCGAGTATAGCTCGTAGCTTAGCGAAGTTCTTTATGGATGGACCGTGCTGGTTGATGCAATTACTTTTCCATACAACTGCTCAGCTTCTTTGGCTCGAATGTTCCAGGTCATTGTGCGCGCAAACGTCCAGCCTTCAGTCGACATCTTAGTGCGTTCCGAGCCGGGCAGCTTGGCGTAGCACTCCACAGCCATCGCCACATCTTTCACGATCTTACTGGGAGTAGAGAGCGGAACCTTAATTCCTGCAGCGTCAGGAACCAGATCTCGTGCCCCGTGTAAGTCCAGAGTAATCACCGGCAACCCGAGAGCCATCGATTCCAACAATTGGCAGGCACATGAATCTCGCAAACTAGTAAACAGCATGGCGTCATGTTCTAGATAAGCTGCCCTCACATCCGCCCACGGGAGTCTTTTTCCCGCCCAGATCACTCGCTCATTTACACCTCTATCCTTGATCATCTGTCTTAGTAATTCGCTGTCAATTCCATTGCCGACGATCGTGAGAGTACTGGGGTAGTGCACGTTAGCCAAGATATCCAAGGTCAATGTTAGAGCTTTGCGCGGCAGCATGGTTCCTACCCATAGCAAACGGAGTGGCTTTGGCTGATCATCAAAAATTCGCGGCTCAGACGCTAAAAAGCTTTCCGGCAAAGCCGCATCAAATTGGAGTTTGGCATCGGCTCCCATTGAATGGATAAGCTCAAGCGTATCCCGATTTGTGGCTAAAATTGCACTCATCTTACGCAACCAAATGCGATGGAGCGGTGAATACGGAAGTGCCTTCGTTATCATGGTTCGGAATTGCTCCGCTCTCTTAGCCACACCGAAGTGCTTAAGCATGCTCGATGGAGCCGTTTGCCCCCCACCAACCGGACCAAATATGACTGGAATGCCCACTCTCCATAGTTGCGACGGAACATGGATGCTTCCATAGGTAACGTGATGGACGATATCAAATCGTTCTGTCTCCTGCAGCGATCTGGCTACCTTAACCGCACACCACTGCCACAGCGCATAGTGCATTCCGCTGCATTCTTTAAACCTCTTGGTTGGCAATTCTACGTAGGAGAACCGAATTCTTGAGTTCGGATGATCACGACTATACTCTTCAATCCTCTCCCTCCCTTCTACTACCGTAAGCACGTGTACATCTATACCGCGCTCAGCTAGATGAACCGCCCAGTTCCAGCCATTTCCAGGCTCCGTGCCCGCATTTGGCAGGCAGGCATACGCTGAAAGCAAAACTCTCACAGCAATCCCCCTTCGTACAGTGGTTCCTATCGATTGATTCTCATAGCATTGGCATCTCTATCTTCGAATTGTGTATCTGCTTTAGTCCACTGAGCTTTGCAACTAGGGAACTGATTAGGATGACTTGAAAGATAATCTGGGTCGCGATGGAGCCAATAATAACGCCGCTCAATCCAAACCATTTCACAAAAGGTACTGCAAAGATGATTGAGAAGACCGTCATGACACAATATGACCAAAAAATTGGCGCAGTGAATTCGAGTGCTTGAAGCGATGCCCTAAGGGGGCCCCCTAGAAATGCTAATAGATAGAGAAACCCATAGAGTCTCAAGAGATGCCCATACTGGAGGTATTTTGTGCCGTACGCCAGTTGCAACCAGAAGTTCGGTGCTACACCGATCATCAGCACGAATAGTCCGGTGATTGTTCCCCATACGGCTATGATTCTCATGATGTACTTCTCTGCTGCATGGATGCCATTGTTGTGCAGAATACGGGCTGTCTCTGCCGGGACCACGTTCTCTAGACCAAGAAACCAAATGTGAGCGACTCCAACAATGTTCTGCGCCGAGCGCAGAGCGCCGGCCGCCACAGCGCCGAAGTAGATGGGAGCAGCCATCAAAAAAAGATAGCTGGAAGTCCACTCCATCATCCCCGAGGGAACAAGCCATCGGGAGAACTTCCAATGCTGTGAAATTACGGAGCGGAGTTTGCCGCCACTATATGAAATTCTTTCAAGCCAGACAATGCCAGCTACGATACCAAACACAGATGTAAAGGCAATGGTCCATAGCGCACGAGGAGTTGTTAGTCGACCAGCCTTAGCAAATAAGACAATGATCAACAGCTGCGGAACGTAACTCATCGCGTCATTAAGAAAGGCTCGGCGGCGCTGTTTTGTTGCAAACAAATAACGGCGAAAGAAGTCTTGAACAAGATACGCAAAGACCGTAGCAGACAAAGGCCAGGAGAGTTGATTCAGATCCGGTTGGCGGAAATAAATTGCAACAGCATGAACCGCTAGATTAATGCCCGCAAAACTCAGGATCGCAAGGCACAACTGCTGGATCACGACCGCGCCAAAATAATGAGGCCTGTTATCATCCGTTGTTTTCGGGCCGATGCTCATCATTGGCGCGACAACAAGCGCATTCTGAATGCTATTCACAAAAAGGAGCGCCAACCATGACAAGGCGAAGACCCCATATTGGGTTACTCCGAGAGCTCGTGCGATTACAACATTTGTCAGAAAGTTTGTAGCGCTAACAACTGCTTGATCAGCGAGGGCCCAAATCTCTCTTCCACCTAACTGACTTTTAAATCGTGACCTCCGCAGATTAGTCAGATGCGCCCCCGTGCGGAGTATCAAGATTCAAACGGTTAGTAATTTCCCCTCCAGGCTCACGCCGTACCGTTGTACGACCAGTGAGCAGTTGCCAAATGAAAAGGAGGACGAAGCGGGGATTGTTTTTGAGATAACGCCGAGCCAGTCTTCGCGGCTCCGTAGCAAAACGGAATATCCACTCCAAGCCATAATTCATCATCCACCTGGGCGCCTGCGGCTTGATGCCAGCAATAAAATCAAAGGCCGCACCTACCCCGAACATGACCACCGGGATCTTCTCACGATGCTCAATCATCCACCTCTCTTGCTTTGGACAACCCAAGCCCACAAAAAGAATACGTGCACCGGAACGGGCGATCTGCTCGACCGCCTCGTCGTCTTCGTCTGGAGTTAATGGCCGAAACGGAGGAGACATCGCGAAGGGAATTTGCAGTAACGGATAGTCGCGTCGCACAACTCCCAGTAGAGCCTCTAAAACCTCTGGAGATCCCCCGTAGAAACCTACCGGCACTCCTCTTTCCTCGGCGCTCTTTAGCATGGCGATTGTACAGTCAGGACCATACACTCGGGATGCTTCAGTCTTACCTAACAGTCTAAGAGCCCAGACCAGCGGGACTCCATCGGGACTAACTATGTCTGCTTGGCTCAAACAGTCGCGGTAAGCCGGACTATCCACTGCTTCCATCAATACATGAACATTGGCAAAGACGAGCACACGAGAGTCGTATGACCTAGCCCACTCAAGACTCTTTGCAACTACAGATCCGTAATTGCTTGCAGAAACGTGTATCCCGAGAATGCTCGTCATGCCTTGTACTCCGATATGCAGTCGCAGAAGAGGGTAAGTAGTGCGAATCTCGGCAAAGTTGCGGATCTCTGAACCATACTGCCACCTCGTATGTTAAAACCCGCAATGCATTAGTCACAAGGGAGCTAACTTCCTAGCACCTTCTTCTCCCTGCCCAATGAACGAAAAACCTCTGGGAAGACACCACGGCAGAAAGCGAATCCAGGAGCTCTATGACCAATTTTGAGAAGGCGAAATTTCCGCGACTTCATTCTCGTCAGCGTTTTCCACTGGAACGTGATCCAGCTCAATCCCTCCTCTAAATATCTGATCGAGACGACGATAGGTCTCTTCCATCTTGAACATTTCAATAAAATGCTGGCGGCTTTTACGACCCATATCCAGCCTCAACCTCTCATCAGACATCACACGTTCCAATGCGCGAGCGAGATCAACCTCATCGCCCGGAGTGAAAAGCAACCCTGTCTTCTGGTCGATAATTTGTTCCGGTATTCCACCACACCGACTGCCGACCACCGGGGTCCCCGCGGCCATGGACTCCATCACTACACAGCCAAACGGCTCCGGCTGGACGGACGGTACAACAGTCACATCAAAGCCTGCGTAAAGAGGTCTCGGGTCCTCCACATCACCTGTCAAGATCACATAATCATCCAACTGCAACTCATGGATGAGTTCACGCAAACGCACTAAGTGATCCTTGTTCCCCGACTCCGCGCTACCGACGATTACATATCTGGAATTTGGAAATTTATCTCGGAGAAGCGCAGCCGCCTTTACCAGGACTTCCTGCCCCTTTCGTACAAACTTGATTCTTCCAACCACCCCGACCAGTAGATACGAGTCACCGATACTCGATCGAAAGCTGGCTACTTCATCATCGTTAACAGTCATTGCATCTTCCCCAAGACCGTCATAAACGATTCTGCAGCGGCCTTGAAGCCCCATCGCGAACTGGTTCTGCACTGTACGAGAAATCGTGATTACCTTGGTAGAAAGCAAGCACATATAGTACTGGTATACCCTCCACACAGATGGGAACTCGGAGAGGAACTCTCGAATGTGCCACATGTGTCTTCGACCTGTCAGTTTCGCCGCAAGGGCTGGCGAAGGAAGTACCCCGGTGTTTGTGTGAACAAGATCCACGTTAAGCCGCAAAATCAACAGAGCTAGCCACAGCGTCGACAGTGGATACCTGCACAACAGCATTAGCTTGCCTGCGAATGAAGCATATTGAGCCCTCTCGATAATGGCCAGCTTTTTGTGAATATGAACCTTAATACCCTTGTCTTCCAAGAGACCGACGAGCGGCCCGGTGCATGGCACAACCACGTGTACTTCGTGCCCAGCCTTAGCAAACAGCTCCATCATCCTCAATAGGCAGCGGCTCGCTCCGTAAATATCCGCAGAGTTGTTAACGGAAAGTATGATCATCGTCGCCTTTTAGCCCTAAGCAATCAGGGGATTTGCGTATTCCCTGTACTGTCTGTCCTCAACGATGGAGCGGACTTCTAATCGTGAAGTATATGGGCTCGAAATTTCATCGTGCAATCACTCTTTGAACTCTGGACATCCTTCTTATTCCCCACGAGGCCATCCTTCCCCTTTTAGATGCATGTCTTTGCCTCCATTGACAAGAGTCTTTTGCTATCGGACAATGCCTGTGTATTCAACTTTTCACTCAAGTTATCAGGTCGAATTTGAACCGACCTTATGAAGGTTTTCAAGCCTGGAGGGGTCAATTATGGATAGAGTTGCTGTTACAGGTGGCAGCGGCTTTATCGGGACGAATCTCATTGAGTTCCTGTCCTTGCGGAGTGATATAGAAATTCTTAACTTAGATATCAAGCCACCACAAGAAGCGTCAGGTAAAAAGTACTGGACAAAATGCGATCTTCTGAATCCTGAAGATATATATAGGAACCTGCGTGAATTCCGGCCAAACAAAGTTGTACATCTTGGCGGAAGAACTGACATGCTGGGCACGACACTCCAGGATTATGCTGCAAATCACATCGGCACAGCGAATCTGATATCGGCGCTTCAGCAGATTTCGGCTGTAGAACGCGTTATATTCACCTCGACCCAGTTTGTCGTAGGTCCTGGTCCGCTCCCTCTTCACGATCTGGACTTTCGCCCCCACACTGTTTACGGGCAAAGCAAGGTTGAGTCGGAGAAGACTGTACGCGGAGCAGATCTTGATTGCATTTGGACTATCATTCGACCGACAAATATCTGGGGGAAGGGACATCCTCGCTACCCCTATGAATTCTGGCGCGTACTAAAACAGGGCCGTTATTTCCATCCAGGCGGGAAGCGAGTTCGACGATCCTACGGGTACGTGGGGACAATCATTCAGCAGATCGACACCATCCTCAAAAGCCCCCCTGAACTCATCGATCGCGAAGTATTCTACGTTGGGGACCCGCCAATGGATTTACTTGAGTGGACCAATGCATTTGCCTTGGAACTCACAAATCACTCCGTCCATGTCGTTCCTCGGCCAATGCTCAAAGCGATCGCAAAAATTGGAGACATCGTCGTTAGAGCCGGCGGTAAGTTCCCAATCTTCAGTTCACGGTACAGAAGCATGACGGAAGACTACGTGACGCCAATGGAAAAGACCTTTGAGCGGCTCGGCAGACCGAATATCACACTCGAACAAGGCGTAAAAGAGACAGTTGCCTGGCTCCGTACAACCGATCCATTCTGGCAACAATGAATCTTATCTCTGAACCTTCTTTGTAGCATTGGACGCAACATTGCCGCATCCGGCAGTCCCCACGAATAACGGCATCCGGAAAGAAGCAGAAGAGTTACTTGTCACTTGCGCCATTTTTCCTGAACAGGTCTCTTGCACTTGAACCGCATACCCGCACGACGCACAATAAACGGACTCGGAGTAGAGATAGGAAGCGTTTGCATTAGAAGAACGAAACGCAACGTCAGTGGACGAGACGGCCATCGACGGATAAATCAGAGATCCTAATATTTCCGATTGGCCACCTTGTGAGGTATCTACCACTGTTCCAGTGCCTTCCGTCTTCAATCCCAAAACCCAAACACTTCCGCCTAAGTTAGTGATCTTCGTTCCGTTCCCCTCTATATTCAGTTGTCGCGCCCACAGCTGTTGACCACCTTGCACGACAAATGGCCCGGCCTCGACGTCATCCATAAACAAGTTTCCTGCACCAGGCGAGCTTGAATAATTGACGAAGCTGTCCTTCACAACGATTGGACGGCTCCCATGATGTTCAATTTTCAGGCCATAACCAAACTGTTCAATGACCAGTGGCGTAGGCGCGCTGCTGTTTACCACAAGCCTGATACCTCCGCCGTTCGCGCCAGCCGGATCGCCATTGATCACCGAAGAAAACCCAACGACACGAGTCACTGTGTCCGGAACCGTAACCTTGGCCTCTGCGTAAGAAAAATAGGATGCAAACGGAAAGTAAATAGTAGTGGCGCCGCTATTCAACAATGCCTGCAACGATGATGTATCGCCATACCACGCAGGCTTGAATGCGGCCCACTGCAGCAGCGGATCGCTTGGCGACGGAGGTGTCTCGCTCACACTCAACTTTAGACTAGTCGACGTTGCAGAACCCGTGAGACTACGCGGCTGTCCTACAAGATACTCGGACACTGTTCCCTTCACGCTTACAGGTGTTGAGCTTGACTTATCCAGGAGCGTCGCAGAATACCCCGTCGATGTAACGTTTCTCAGGTAAAACGTGCTGCTCGATTCAATCGCAGTACGAGCCGCACTACCACCATTTAGATTCGCATCCAACAGCACTACAAAACCACCGCCGTTGTTCAAAATCGCGGGAACCGCATTGTTGCTCTGTAAACCTCGCACGACGATCGTCTGCTGCGCATTGCGAATGCCAGCTACATTTTGCTGGTTCAGAGTGAGCTCCTCAAACGTTGCGCTGTACTCCGCATTCTTCAAATCAATTCCGACATTAAAACCTTGTATCGCAACATTTTTGATCAACAACGGCCCTGCATACTGCCCCGTGAGATCGATCCCGGTCGCACCCATTCCATCTTCGCTTGTTATGTTGACGTCGCGCACAGAACCGCTGTTGTTGGAGCCATAACTTACTGCAGTTACTCCCGGATTATCGGGACCGATACTGATCCCAATATCCCAGATATTTTGATGAAACGATGTAATTCCTTGTGGAGTTACGATCAATGGCTTCGCATGAGCCGGATCATTAAAGCCATTCGCATTAGGCGCAAGACGGATGATGCTCACAGACGAACCGGCGCCTTGCAATGTAACACAGCAGCCGATCCATCGCAGCGTATCGCTGACCAGATAAGTCCCCGGCGGGAAATACAATGCCTTCGGCCGCCCATAATAATCCGTCGATGCATCCTGACGGCCATCTGCCAGAGCACGCTGAATTGCGCCGGTATCATCCGTCACGCCGTCACCCACTGCGCCGTAAGTCTTCACTGAGGGCATAAAGCCATCTGGAAACACAATAGGCCCGGCAATCAGTTGGGCTCCATACGTCGACTGAGCCGAACTAGCGGCCTGAACAACTGACTGACTTCGCGCACCGTGAGTTATATGAAGTGGAGCACACCAGAGCAAAGTAAGGCCAGCCAACACTAAGACGATAGTGCGAGGGGAGGGCACCATGCGACTACTCTGACACGATTCGCTTGCTTTGTATATATCGCGCGGAGCCGCACCGTACATAACAACAGAACAAAAATCTTGCCGGACAAAATACGTTGCACTGCAGTTATATCCGTATCCACTTCAAAGGAACCCGCTTACCTTCATCTACGCAAATACAATACCCTCCCATCATAAGCCGTTAAAACTATACATTCACTAATCAAAACAAAATATTAACCCCACTCAAATAGAATTCATCTTGAGCAAACAAACCACGAGAAGCAACCTCCTCTTATCATCACCCTTCCACGGAGCCTTGAATGACCACCCGCACGACCCGCCGCCGATTCCTCACCACATCCACCGCCGCCGCAGCAGCTCTTTCTAAGCGCGCAGCTTTCGCCGCTTCCCTGCCCTCCACCCCACAGGACAACGACACCCCCTATAAGCTTTTCTTCAACCAGCCCGCCACCCAGTGGTCTGACTCCCTCCCCGTCGGCAATGGGCGCCTCGGAGCCTGCGTCTTCGGAAATCCCTCCCGCGAACGCATCCAGCTCAACGAGGATTCCATCTGGGACGGCGAGCACCGCGACCGCAACAACCCTAAAGCAGTCGAAGCCGTCCCCAAAATCCGCGAGTTACTCTTCGCCGGCAAAGTCGCCGAAGCCGAAGCGCTCGCCCTCTCCGACATGATGTCGATCCCCCGCCGCATGCCCTGCTACCAAACCCTCGGCGACCTTCACCTCGACTTCGGCCCCATCGACACCCCAGAAAACTACCGCCTCGAACTCAACCTCGACACTGCCATCGCCACCACAACCTTCACCCACAACGGCACCCGCTACACCCGCGAAGTCTTCAGCTCCTTCCCCGACCAGGTCATCGTCATCCGTCTCACCTCCAGCACTCCGGGCAAGCTGAACCTCATCGCGACCCTCGACCGCCCCGCGCACTTCGCCACTGCAGCCATCGCTTCCAATCGCCTCACACTCTCAGGCGAAGCCCTTCCCGTCAACGACAACCCCGGCCTCCCCATCAAAGAGCGCCAAGTCGGCATCCGGTACTATGCCGAACTCCTCGCCCTCACCGACCTAACCGGAGCCGTCACCACAAAAGACGCCACCCTTACCATCTCCAACGCCACCACCGCTACCCTTTTCATCGACTGCACCACCAGCTACCGCTACCCCACAGGCGAGCAAGCGATGCAATCAGCCGTAGCCAAAAACCTCACCGCCGCCCGCGTCCGCACCTACGCTGACCTTCGCAGCCGCCACATCGCCGACCACCAGCGTCTCTTCCGCCGCGCCGAGATCTCCTTTTTAGCCCCGGGAGAAAAAGACCCCAACTCCGCCACCCCAACCGACAAGCGTGTCCAGTGCATTAAAAACGGCGGCGAAGACATCCATCTCCTTCCCATCTACTTTCAATACGGCCGCTACATGCTCATCTCCAGCTCCCGCCCCGGAACTCTCGCCTCCAACCTGCAGGGCATCTGGAACGAATCCGTCGATCCGCCCTGGGGCTCCAAGTACACCATCAATATCAATACTGAAATGAACTATTGGCTGGCCAACCGCGCCAACCTCGCCGACCTCAACGACCCACTCTTCGACCTCATTGAGAACACCCGCCCATCCGGAACCATCACAGCCCAGCGCTACTACAAAGCTCGCGGCACCGTCATCCACCACAACACCGACATCTGGGGCGACACCTCCCCCATCGACGCGCTAGGCGGAGGCATCTGGCCCATGGGAGGCGCCTGGCTGTCCCTCCACCTCTGGGACCACTTCGACTACACCCACGACATCGCCTTCCTTCGTGACCGCGCCTACCCACGCCTCCGCGACAACGCCCTCTTCCTCCTCGACTACCTCATCCCCGCCCCAGCCGGAAGCCCCTACGCAGGCCATCTCATCACCGGCCCCTCCTGCTCCCCCGAAAACAAATACAAACTCCCCGACGGCTCCCCTCACAACCTCTGCATGGGCCCCACCATTGACATCGAGATCACCCGCGCCGTCCTCACTTGTCTCCTTCAGGCGGCCGAAGTCTTCGACCCCTCCGTCTTGACCTCCGACACCGACCTCCACACCCGAGCCCGTACCGCCCTCACCAAACTCCCACCCTTCAAGATCGGCAAAGCCGGCAACCTGCAGGAGTGGCCCG encodes:
- a CDS encoding NAD-dependent epimerase/dehydratase family protein, yielding MDRVAVTGGSGFIGTNLIEFLSLRSDIEILNLDIKPPQEASGKKYWTKCDLLNPEDIYRNLREFRPNKVVHLGGRTDMLGTTLQDYAANHIGTANLISALQQISAVERVIFTSTQFVVGPGPLPLHDLDFRPHTVYGQSKVESEKTVRGADLDCIWTIIRPTNIWGKGHPRYPYEFWRVLKQGRYFHPGGKRVRRSYGYVGTIIQQIDTILKSPPELIDREVFYVGDPPMDLLEWTNAFALELTNHSVHVVPRPMLKAIAKIGDIVVRAGGKFPIFSSRYRSMTEDYVTPMEKTFERLGRPNITLEQGVKETVAWLRTTDPFWQQ
- a CDS encoding glycosyltransferase family 4 protein, which codes for MIILSVNNSADIYGASRCLLRMMELFAKAGHEVHVVVPCTGPLVGLLEDKGIKVHIHKKLAIIERAQYASFAGKLMLLCRYPLSTLWLALLILRLNVDLVHTNTGVLPSPALAAKLTGRRHMWHIREFLSEFPSVWRVYQYYMCLLSTKVITISRTVQNQFAMGLQGRCRIVYDGLGEDAMTVNDDEVASFRSSIGDSYLLVGVVGRIKFVRKGQEVLVKAAALLRDKFPNSRYVIVGSAESGNKDHLVRLRELIHELQLDDYVILTGDVEDPRPLYAGFDVTVVPSVQPEPFGCVVMESMAAGTPVVGSRCGGIPEQIIDQKTGLLFTPGDEVDLARALERVMSDERLRLDMGRKSRQHFIEMFKMEETYRRLDQIFRGGIELDHVPVENADENEVAEISPSQNWS
- a CDS encoding WecB/TagA/CpsF family glycosyltransferase, encoding MTSILGIHVSASNYGSVVAKSLEWARSYDSRVLVFANVHVLMEAVDSPAYRDCLSQADIVSPDGVPLVWALRLLGKTEASRVYGPDCTIAMLKSAEERGVPVGFYGGSPEVLEALLGVVRRDYPLLQIPFAMSPPFRPLTPDEDDEAVEQIARSGARILFVGLGCPKQERWMIEHREKIPVVMFGVGAAFDFIAGIKPQAPRWMMNYGLEWIFRFATEPRRLARRYLKNNPRFVLLFIWQLLTGRTTVRREPGGEITNRLNLDTPHGGASD
- a CDS encoding glycoside hydrolase family 55 protein is translated as MPSVKTYGAVGDGVTDDTGAIQRALADGRQDASTDYYGRPKALYFPPGTYLVSDTLRWIGCCVTLQGAGSSVSIIRLAPNANGFNDPAHAKPLIVTPQGITSFHQNIWDIGISIGPDNPGVTAVSYGSNNSGSVRDVNITSEDGMGATGIDLTGQYAGPLLIKNVAIQGFNVGIDLKNAEYSATFEELTLNQQNVAGIRNAQQTIVVRGLQSNNAVPAILNNGGGFVVLLDANLNGGSAARTAIESSSTFYLRNVTSTGYSATLLDKSSSTPVSVKGTVSEYLVGQPRSLTGSATSTSLKLSVSETPPSPSDPLLQWAAFKPAWYGDTSSLQALLNSGATTIYFPFASYFSYAEAKVTVPDTVTRVVGFSSVINGDPAGANGGGIRLVVNSSAPTPLVIEQFGYGLKIEHHGSRPIVVKDSFVNYSSSPGAGNLFMDDVEAGPFVVQGGQQLWARQLNIEGNGTKITNLGGSVWVLGLKTEGTGTVVDTSQGGQSEILGSLIYPSMAVSSTDVAFRSSNANASYLYSESVYCASCGYAVQVQETCSGKMAQVTSNSSASFRMPLFVGTAGCGNVASNATKKVQR